From a single Sphingomonas oryzagri genomic region:
- a CDS encoding glycoside hydrolase family 108 protein, whose product MDPATLINELIAREGGYVARTADRGGPTRYGITQAVAKAHGYAGDMAKLPRDTAATIYRADYWTKPRLDAVAALAPKVAAELFDTGANMGTGTAAGFLRRALNALNRNGADYRDVAVKGAVDDAVLAALKAFLRVRGSAGETVLVKALDALQGERYLALAETRPANEAFLYGWLANRVG is encoded by the coding sequence ATGGACCCCGCCACCCTGATCAATGAGCTGATCGCCCGCGAGGGCGGATATGTCGCCCGCACCGCCGACAGGGGCGGCCCGACCCGCTACGGCATCACCCAGGCGGTCGCGAAGGCGCACGGCTATGCCGGCGACATGGCGAAACTGCCGCGCGACACCGCCGCCACCATCTACCGCGCCGATTACTGGACGAAGCCGCGCCTCGACGCGGTGGCGGCGCTGGCACCCAAGGTCGCGGCCGAGCTGTTCGACACCGGCGCCAACATGGGCACCGGCACCGCCGCCGGCTTCCTGCGCCGCGCGCTCAACGCGCTGAACCGCAACGGCGCGGATTATCGCGACGTGGCCGTGAAGGGCGCGGTGGACGATGCGGTGCTCGCCGCGCTCAAGGCCTTCCTGCGGGTGCGCGGGAGCGCGGGCGAGACAGTGCTGGTGAAGGCGCTCGATGCGCTGCAGGGCGAACGCTATCTCGCGCTCGCCGAGACGCGGCCCGCCAACGAAGCCTTCCTCTACGGCTGGCTCGCCAACCGGGTGGGCTGA
- a CDS encoding M48 family metalloprotease: MAANAIRLAPARLAALGRFLTLLFLTFLVAGRPLLAQDGDPQILRDTETEQFLADISAPLAKSAGLAPGALKVVLINDPEINAFVAGGQTIYINSGLILAADNANEVEGVIAHELGHIEAGHIPLQGEGLRPASRIALLSLLLGVAAIAAGAAGPGMAALGAGTQVAQSKALAFTRGQEGSADASAVRHLNEAHYSGKGMVSFFAKLKQEEYRLTPADATIDPYAQTHPMTDDREAALTADLQKSPWWNAMPDPAQQARFLRVKAKLAGYVQDPDVTLRKMPESDQTIPAHYARAYAWHRAAYPDKANQEADALLATAPLDPYFNELKGQILLENGHPKEALAPLRIAVAQSHGAPLISALFGQALIATDDPANFAEAEKVLKVSVDKDREDPLAWYALGAVYAQRGDEAHAALASAEKYAMDGNDQLARTNAEKALLGLKQGTPDYLRAEDIAVTSRNNMDSRYGKKR; this comes from the coding sequence ATGGCCGCTAATGCCATTCGCCTCGCCCCCGCACGCCTCGCCGCGCTTGGTCGCTTCCTCACGCTTCTCTTCCTGACTTTCCTCGTCGCCGGCCGTCCGCTGCTGGCACAGGATGGCGATCCGCAGATCCTGCGCGATACCGAGACCGAGCAGTTCCTCGCCGACATCTCCGCGCCGCTGGCCAAGTCCGCTGGCCTTGCGCCCGGCGCGTTGAAGGTCGTGCTGATCAACGATCCGGAGATCAACGCCTTCGTCGCCGGCGGCCAGACCATCTACATCAACTCCGGCCTGATCCTTGCCGCCGACAATGCCAATGAGGTGGAAGGCGTGATCGCCCACGAGCTCGGTCATATCGAGGCCGGGCATATTCCGCTGCAGGGCGAGGGGCTGCGGCCCGCGAGCCGTATCGCGCTGCTGTCGCTGCTGCTCGGCGTCGCGGCGATCGCGGCGGGCGCAGCCGGACCCGGCATGGCCGCGCTCGGCGCCGGCACCCAGGTCGCGCAGAGCAAGGCGCTGGCTTTCACGCGGGGGCAGGAGGGCAGTGCCGATGCCTCGGCCGTCCGCCATCTCAACGAGGCGCATTATTCGGGCAAGGGCATGGTCAGCTTCTTCGCCAAACTGAAGCAGGAGGAATATCGCCTCACCCCGGCCGACGCGACCATCGATCCCTACGCGCAGACCCACCCCATGACCGACGATCGCGAGGCGGCGCTGACCGCCGACCTCCAGAAATCGCCCTGGTGGAACGCGATGCCGGATCCGGCGCAGCAGGCGCGCTTCCTGCGGGTGAAGGCCAAGCTGGCGGGCTATGTGCAGGATCCCGACGTGACGCTGCGCAAGATGCCGGAGAGCGATCAGACCATTCCCGCCCATTATGCCCGCGCTTATGCGTGGCACCGCGCCGCTTATCCGGACAAGGCCAACCAGGAGGCGGACGCGCTGCTCGCCACCGCGCCGCTCGATCCCTATTTCAACGAGCTGAAAGGCCAGATCCTGCTGGAGAACGGCCATCCCAAGGAGGCGCTGGCGCCGCTGCGCATCGCGGTGGCGCAATCGCACGGCGCGCCGTTGATCTCCGCGCTGTTCGGGCAGGCGCTCATCGCCACCGATGATCCGGCCAATTTCGCGGAGGCCGAGAAGGTGCTGAAGGTCTCGGTCGACAAAGATCGCGAGGACCCGCTCGCCTGGTATGCGCTGGGCGCCGTCTATGCGCAGCGCGGCGACGAGGCGCACGCCGCGCTCGCCAGTGCGGAAAAATATGCGATGGACGGTAACGATCAACTCGCACGAACGAATGCGGAGAAGGCGCTGCTCGGCCTGAAGCAGGGGACGCCCGATTATCTGCGTGCGGAGGACATCGCGGTCACCTCGCGCAACAACATGGACAGCCGGTACGGGAAGAAGCGTTGA
- a CDS encoding 2-hydroxyacid dehydrogenase yields MSAKPSILIAQPHLAPLAMALAADYKVLKLWEADDEARIGEVQALVAAGEFAIPPELVDRMPRLGLIACFTVGYDGIDVAWAKARGIAVSHAHNVNDEDVADHAIGLILGHARAIVPGDARLRAGGWHARETPLTRSLAGKRLGIVGLGSIGVALAARAEVMRMSVAWWGPNPKPDARWPRAESLVALARESDILAVAARAHGGNVGMVSAEVIDALGPQGLLVNVARGQLVDEDSLIAALKDGRVGGAALDVFATEPTPAERWADVPNTVLTPHTAGATDRSVSQMRDMLLANLAAFFAGEPLPNPAE; encoded by the coding sequence ATGTCCGCCAAACCCTCCATCCTCATCGCCCAGCCCCATCTGGCCCCGTTGGCTATGGCCCTGGCGGCGGACTATAAGGTGCTGAAGCTGTGGGAAGCCGATGACGAGGCCCGCATCGGCGAGGTGCAGGCGCTGGTGGCGGCGGGCGAGTTCGCGATTCCGCCGGAACTGGTAGACCGGATGCCCAGGCTCGGGCTGATCGCCTGCTTCACCGTCGGCTATGACGGGATCGACGTGGCATGGGCGAAGGCGCGCGGCATCGCCGTCAGCCACGCACACAACGTCAATGACGAGGATGTCGCCGATCACGCGATCGGGCTGATCCTGGGCCATGCCCGCGCCATCGTACCGGGCGATGCGCGGCTGCGCGCCGGTGGCTGGCACGCGCGCGAGACGCCGCTGACCCGCTCGCTCGCCGGCAAGCGGCTGGGCATCGTCGGCCTCGGCAGCATCGGCGTGGCGCTGGCCGCACGGGCGGAAGTGATGCGGATGAGCGTCGCCTGGTGGGGGCCGAACCCCAAGCCGGATGCCCGCTGGCCCCGCGCCGAAAGCCTCGTCGCGCTGGCGCGGGAGAGCGACATTCTCGCGGTCGCGGCGCGCGCGCATGGCGGCAATGTCGGGATGGTCTCGGCCGAGGTGATCGATGCGCTCGGGCCGCAGGGCCTGCTGGTCAACGTCGCGCGCGGCCAGCTCGTCGACGAGGACTCGCTGATCGCTGCGCTGAAGGACGGGCGGGTCGGCGGCGCCGCGCTCGACGTGTTCGCGACCGAGCCGACCCCGGCCGAGCGCTGGGCGGACGTGCCCAACACCGTGCTCACCCCGCACACGGCGGGCGCCACGGATCGCTCGGTCAGCCAGATGCGCGACATGCTGCTCGCCAATCTCGCCGCCTTCTTTGCCGGCGAGCCGCTGCCCAATCCGGCCGAGTAG
- a CDS encoding RluA family pseudouridine synthase produces the protein MLADRILFIDAEAIVLDKPAGLPVDRPRDHADSIEDALETLRFGFQRSPHPVHRLDRDTSGCLLLARNPKAHKRFAAAFEAGQAEKVYLAVLDGVPEQAGGRIELALSKHSTRADGWRMVGDAKKGKPSVTDWRLLGVEGGRALVEFRPQTGRTHQLRVHAAEALGLPIVGDPVYGRGGEAMLLHAARLTLPRAPKPAIEAEAPLPESFARWAGHAGA, from the coding sequence ATGCTGGCCGACCGCATCCTGTTCATCGACGCCGAGGCGATCGTGCTCGACAAGCCGGCGGGATTGCCGGTCGATCGGCCGCGCGATCACGCTGACAGTATCGAGGATGCGCTCGAAACCTTGCGTTTCGGTTTCCAGCGATCACCGCATCCCGTGCATCGGCTGGACCGCGACACGTCGGGCTGCCTGCTGCTGGCGCGCAACCCGAAGGCGCACAAGCGCTTCGCCGCCGCGTTCGAGGCGGGGCAGGCGGAGAAAGTGTATCTCGCCGTGCTGGACGGGGTGCCGGAACAGGCGGGCGGCCGAATCGAACTGGCGCTGTCCAAACATTCCACGCGTGCCGATGGCTGGCGGATGGTCGGCGATGCGAAGAAGGGCAAGCCGTCGGTGACCGACTGGCGCCTGCTCGGTGTCGAGGGCGGTCGCGCGCTGGTCGAGTTCCGGCCGCAGACCGGGCGCACCCACCAGTTGCGGGTCCACGCCGCCGAAGCGCTGGGCCTGCCGATCGTCGGCGATCCGGTTTATGGTCGGGGCGGGGAAGCGATGCTGCTCCATGCCGCGCGCCTCACTTTGCCGCGCGCGCCCAAGCCGGCGATCGAGGCGGAGGCGCCGTTGCCCGAGAGTTTCGCGCGCTGGGCGGGGCACGCCGGTGCCTGA
- a CDS encoding NADP-dependent oxidoreductase — protein sequence MIHRHWRLIAHPEGTRFDDAIRLEEAPRPDPQDGEVLIRNRWLSLDAGTRMWMTPRTDGYQPPLPLGIVVPGQAMGEVVASRHPGFREGDWVRGFGQWADHSCVRPETSGLTVLDPRIDDIRQHLGALGMNGWTAYAGVAEVGRAQAGETVLVSAAAGSTGLLALQIARNLGCRTAGIAGGAEKCRYLTGTIGVDVAIDRRADDVAARLAALGGVNVYFDNVGGPLLDAVLPQMAHYGRIALCGLIADYEEAGTIVRRFDQILMRRLQVTGFFSPDFAHRGSELTAILRAWLDEGRLTMPFDETAGLENTLAAYARLFTGGNLGKVIVRV from the coding sequence ATGATCCACCGCCACTGGCGCCTGATCGCGCATCCCGAAGGCACGCGGTTCGACGACGCGATCCGTCTGGAAGAGGCGCCGCGCCCCGATCCGCAGGATGGCGAGGTGCTGATCCGCAACCGCTGGCTGTCGCTCGATGCCGGCACGCGCATGTGGATGACGCCGCGCACCGACGGCTATCAGCCGCCGCTGCCGCTGGGCATCGTGGTGCCGGGGCAGGCGATGGGCGAGGTGGTCGCCTCCCGCCATCCCGGTTTCCGCGAAGGCGACTGGGTGCGCGGCTTCGGCCAGTGGGCGGACCATAGCTGCGTGCGGCCCGAGACGAGCGGACTGACAGTGCTCGATCCCCGCATCGATGACATCCGCCAGCATCTCGGCGCGCTCGGCATGAACGGCTGGACGGCCTATGCCGGCGTCGCCGAGGTCGGGCGGGCGCAGGCAGGCGAAACGGTGCTGGTCTCCGCCGCCGCCGGATCGACCGGGCTGCTCGCGCTGCAGATCGCGCGCAATCTCGGCTGCCGCACCGCCGGCATCGCGGGCGGTGCGGAGAAATGCCGCTATCTCACCGGCACGATCGGGGTCGATGTCGCGATCGACCGGCGGGCCGATGACGTGGCCGCGCGACTGGCCGCGCTCGGCGGCGTGAACGTCTATTTCGACAATGTCGGCGGCCCGCTGCTCGATGCCGTGTTACCCCAGATGGCGCATTACGGCCGCATCGCGCTGTGCGGCCTGATCGCCGATTACGAGGAAGCCGGCACCATTGTCCGCCGCTTCGACCAGATCCTGATGCGGCGGCTGCAGGTTACCGGCTTCTTCTCGCCCGATTTCGCGCATCGCGGGTCGGAGCTTACCGCCATCCTGCGCGCATGGCTGGACGAGGGCCGGCTCACCATGCCGTTCGACGAGACGGCAGGCCTGGAGAACACGCTTGCCGCTTATGCCCGGCTGTTCACCGGCGGCAATCTCGGCAAGGTGATCGTGCGCGTCTGA
- a CDS encoding Rne/Rng family ribonuclease, whose product MTMRMLIDARHPEETRVAVAKGNRIEEFDFESAERKQLKGNIYLAKVTRVEPSLQAAFIEFGGNRHGFLAFSEIHPDYYQIPKEDRDALLREEQEEAEALAAEDDDHFDDEHDDHDHDHAEASDHDIDVESIERLDDDGGHDEEPSAEDHPHEDGEEAAKPRRSKSAGRGDGDHVEALRKRRQNLRRRYKIQDVIRRRQVLLVQVVKEERGNKGAALTTYLSLAGRYCVLMPNTSHGGGISRKISNAADRKRLKTIMAEMNLPRTMGCIVRTAGLQRTKVEIKRDFDYLARLWDGIRENTLKSEAPALIYEDSNLIKRAIRDIYSREIDEVIVEGEEGYRTSRDYMKLLMPRHAKKIRPYVDPVPLFQRFGVEDQLTAMYQPVVQLKSGGYLVINPTEALVSIDINSGRSTREHNIEQTATATNLEAAHEIARQLRLRDMAGLVVIDFIDMENGSNIRKVEKAMKEALKNDRARIQVGRISSFGLMEMSRQRLRTGVLEASTRICPHCEGTGFVRTASSAGLSALRLLEEAAARGRGTQLVLRASREATIYVLNRKRAEIMEIEDRYGVHIEVMPDHHDEGARMTVDISGPPPAQMPKLAPIPEPEPDDDIVDDYEDEIEEEEAEAAEERGQREPRGGRDEEGEGNGRRRRRRRRRGGRRDDAPEGAEQADAAEGEEPADEDSEAEPVEASEGEQEEGEGNGRRRRRRRGRRGGRRREGEEQLIVDAGDVGPMATDVAEVAPEVLAEAEPVEATPVSAPAAEATDAKSAKPKARRRPKARAAEDAPAVEAAPEPVAAEPVAEEAPAKPKRRTRKKAEPAVEAPAAEVAPEPAAAEEAPAKPKARRTRKKAEPAAAEPAVGTPAEEEAAPAPAEETAASDGNGEAESDEAPRRGWWQRTFGA is encoded by the coding sequence ATGACGATGCGCATGCTGATCGACGCGCGCCACCCGGAAGAGACACGGGTCGCGGTCGCCAAGGGTAACCGGATCGAAGAGTTCGATTTCGAGAGTGCCGAACGCAAGCAGCTCAAGGGTAACATCTATCTCGCCAAGGTGACCCGCGTGGAGCCCTCGCTCCAGGCGGCCTTCATCGAGTTCGGCGGCAACCGCCACGGCTTCCTCGCCTTCTCGGAAATCCACCCGGATTACTATCAGATCCCCAAGGAGGATCGCGACGCGCTGCTGCGCGAGGAGCAGGAAGAGGCCGAGGCGCTCGCCGCCGAGGACGACGATCATTTCGACGACGAGCATGACGATCACGATCATGATCACGCCGAAGCGTCCGATCACGACATCGACGTCGAATCGATCGAGCGTCTCGACGACGATGGCGGCCATGACGAGGAGCCGTCGGCCGAGGATCATCCGCACGAGGACGGTGAGGAGGCCGCCAAGCCGCGCCGTTCCAAGTCGGCCGGTCGCGGCGATGGCGATCATGTCGAGGCGCTGCGCAAGCGCCGCCAGAACCTGCGCCGCCGCTACAAGATCCAGGACGTCATCCGCCGCCGCCAGGTGCTGCTGGTGCAGGTCGTCAAGGAGGAGCGCGGCAACAAGGGCGCGGCGCTGACCACCTATCTGTCGCTCGCCGGCCGTTACTGCGTGCTGATGCCCAACACGTCGCACGGCGGCGGAATCTCGCGGAAGATCTCGAACGCCGCCGACCGCAAGCGCCTCAAGACGATCATGGCGGAGATGAACCTGCCGCGCACGATGGGCTGCATCGTCCGCACCGCGGGCCTCCAGCGCACCAAGGTCGAGATCAAGCGCGACTTCGATTATCTCGCGCGCCTGTGGGACGGTATTCGCGAGAATACGCTGAAGTCCGAAGCGCCGGCTCTGATCTACGAGGACAGCAACCTCATCAAGCGCGCCATCCGCGACATCTATTCGCGCGAGATCGACGAGGTGATCGTCGAGGGCGAGGAAGGCTATCGCACCAGCCGCGATTACATGAAGCTGCTGATGCCGAGGCATGCGAAGAAGATCCGGCCCTATGTGGACCCGGTGCCGCTCTTCCAGCGCTTCGGCGTCGAGGATCAACTGACCGCGATGTACCAGCCGGTCGTCCAGCTGAAATCGGGCGGCTATCTGGTCATCAACCCGACCGAGGCGCTCGTCTCGATCGACATCAACTCGGGCCGCTCGACGCGCGAGCACAATATCGAGCAGACCGCGACCGCGACCAACCTCGAGGCGGCGCACGAGATTGCCCGCCAGCTGCGCCTGCGCGACATGGCCGGCCTCGTCGTCATCGACTTCATCGACATGGAGAACGGATCGAACATCCGGAAGGTCGAGAAGGCGATGAAGGAGGCGCTGAAGAACGATCGCGCCCGCATCCAGGTCGGCCGCATCTCGTCCTTCGGCCTGATGGAGATGAGCCGCCAGCGCCTGCGCACCGGCGTGCTCGAAGCCTCCACCCGCATCTGCCCGCATTGCGAGGGCACTGGCTTCGTGCGCACCGCGTCGTCGGCAGGCCTGTCGGCGCTGCGCCTGCTTGAAGAGGCCGCCGCGCGCGGTCGTGGCACCCAGCTGGTGCTGCGCGCGTCGCGCGAGGCGACCATCTATGTGCTCAACCGCAAGCGCGCCGAGATCATGGAGATCGAGGATCGCTACGGCGTCCATATCGAGGTGATGCCCGATCACCACGACGAGGGCGCGCGGATGACCGTGGACATCTCCGGCCCGCCGCCGGCGCAGATGCCCAAGCTCGCCCCGATCCCCGAGCCGGAGCCGGACGACGATATCGTCGACGATTACGAGGACGAGATCGAGGAGGAAGAGGCCGAGGCGGCTGAGGAGCGCGGCCAGCGCGAACCGCGTGGCGGCCGGGACGAGGAGGGCGAGGGCAACGGCCGTCGCCGTCGCCGTCGTCGTCGTCGTGGCGGTCGCCGCGACGATGCGCCCGAGGGTGCCGAGCAGGCCGATGCCGCCGAGGGCGAAGAACCGGCCGACGAGGACAGCGAGGCCGAGCCGGTCGAGGCGTCCGAGGGCGAGCAGGAAGAGGGCGAGGGCAATGGCCGTCGCCGTCGCCGCCGCCGTGGCCGTCGTGGCGGTCGCCGCCGCGAGGGCGAGGAGCAGCTGATCGTCGATGCCGGCGATGTCGGCCCGATGGCGACCGATGTGGCCGAGGTTGCGCCCGAGGTGCTGGCGGAAGCCGAGCCGGTCGAAGCGACGCCGGTGAGCGCGCCTGCAGCCGAGGCGACGGACGCGAAGTCGGCCAAGCCCAAGGCGCGTCGCCGCCCCAAGGCGCGTGCCGCCGAGGACGCGCCGGCCGTCGAGGCCGCGCCCGAGCCGGTCGCCGCTGAGCCGGTCGCGGAGGAGGCTCCGGCCAAGCCCAAGCGCCGCACGCGCAAGAAGGCTGAGCCGGCCGTCGAGGCGCCCGCCGCCGAGGTCGCGCCCGAGCCGGCCGCCGCGGAGGAGGCCCCGGCCAAGCCCAAGGCGCGCCGTACGCGCAAGAAGGCCGAACCGGCCGCCGCCGAACCCGCCGTCGGCACGCCCGCCGAGGAAGAGGCCGCGCCGGCCCCCGCCGAGGAAACGGCCGCCAGCGACGGCAACGGAGAGGCGGAGTCCGACGAGGCGCCTCGCCGCGGTTGGTGGCAGCGCACCTTCGGCGCCTGA
- the arfB gene encoding alternative ribosome rescue aminoacyl-tRNA hydrolase ArfB produces the protein MPEPYVLPEEALEERFLASTGPGGQNVNKVATAVQLRVDVYALRLPPAVFQRLKALAGSRWVEGGAILVTAREYRTREANREAARARIVAMIEQALVKPERRIKTKPTKASKERRLTAKSTRSGVKAGRGKVRID, from the coding sequence GTGCCTGAACCTTACGTCCTGCCCGAAGAGGCGCTGGAGGAACGCTTCCTCGCCTCGACCGGGCCGGGCGGGCAGAACGTCAACAAGGTCGCGACCGCCGTGCAGTTGCGCGTCGATGTCTACGCGTTGCGGCTGCCGCCGGCTGTCTTCCAGCGGCTGAAGGCGCTGGCCGGTTCGCGCTGGGTGGAGGGCGGCGCGATCCTCGTCACCGCGCGCGAGTATCGCACCCGCGAGGCGAATCGCGAGGCGGCGAGGGCGCGGATCGTCGCGATGATCGAGCAGGCGCTGGTGAAGCCCGAGCGCCGCATCAAGACCAAGCCGACCAAGGCATCGAAGGAACGTCGCCTCACCGCCAAGTCGACGCGATCGGGCGTCAAGGCGGGGCGCGGCAAGGTGCGGATCGACTGA
- a CDS encoding DsbA family protein — protein sequence MSIGWKEAAGGLGAAALGAIATVAVMGGFGHTGGGAPDPKATGEIVHQYLLDHPEVIPEAMDRLQDKQTAQAIDANRAQIEAPFAGAIAGNPKGDVTLVEYFDYACGYCRQSVADVDRLIATDPKLRVVYKELPVLDGAISDRAAQVSLVAAKAGKFGAFHHALYQVPAPLDDAKTDAVAAKMGLDLSGMSSADIVNEINANLTAGRSLRMSGTPTFIIGDQLLAGAVGYDALKDAIAKARKAKG from the coding sequence TTGAGCATTGGGTGGAAGGAAGCGGCGGGCGGCCTTGGGGCCGCAGCGCTGGGTGCGATCGCGACGGTCGCGGTGATGGGCGGCTTCGGCCATACCGGGGGCGGCGCGCCCGATCCCAAGGCGACCGGCGAGATCGTGCATCAATATCTGCTCGATCACCCGGAGGTGATCCCCGAGGCGATGGACCGGCTGCAGGACAAGCAGACCGCGCAGGCGATCGACGCCAACCGCGCGCAGATCGAGGCTCCGTTCGCGGGCGCGATCGCCGGCAATCCCAAGGGCGACGTGACGCTGGTCGAATATTTCGATTATGCCTGCGGCTATTGTCGGCAGAGCGTGGCGGACGTCGACAGGCTGATCGCGACCGACCCGAAGCTGCGCGTCGTCTACAAGGAATTGCCGGTACTCGACGGCGCGATCAGTGACCGTGCCGCGCAGGTGAGCCTCGTCGCCGCCAAGGCTGGCAAGTTCGGGGCCTTCCACCACGCGCTCTATCAGGTTCCGGCCCCGCTCGACGATGCCAAGACGGACGCGGTGGCGGCGAAGATGGGGCTGGATCTGTCGGGGATGTCCAGCGCGGACATCGTCAACGAGATCAACGCCAACCTGACGGCGGGCCGATCGCTGCGCATGTCCGGCACGCCGACCTTCATCATCGGCGATCAACTGCTGGCGGGCGCGGTGGGCTATGATGCCCTCAAGGACGCGATCGCCAAGGCCCGCAAGGCGAAGGGCTGA
- a CDS encoding 3TM-type holin — MAFSPSPLDIEDASADRFTSRARPAFLYVMYALLLGAFPMAGIAAVAPVMAAAMTRAIAAYLDAIPEPLYALFGTGYLGYTVVREWGKAKAPRS, encoded by the coding sequence ATGGCCTTCTCGCCCTCCCCGCTCGACATCGAGGACGCCTCGGCCGATCGGTTCACCTCCCGCGCGCGCCCCGCCTTCCTCTACGTGATGTACGCGCTGCTGCTCGGCGCCTTTCCGATGGCGGGGATCGCGGCCGTCGCGCCCGTCATGGCCGCCGCGATGACGCGTGCGATCGCCGCCTATCTCGATGCAATCCCCGAGCCGCTCTACGCACTCTTCGGCACAGGTTATCTGGGCTACACGGTGGTGCGCGAATGGGGCAAGGCGAAGGCGCCCCGATCGTAA
- the ctrA gene encoding response regulator transcription factor CtrA, with protein sequence MRVLLIEDDPTTAKAIELMLGAEGFNTYTTDLGEEGLDLGKLYDYDIICLDLNLPDMHGYDVLKKLRVAKVQTPVLILSGVSEMDSKVRALGFGADDYVVKPFHREELVARIHAIVRRSKGHSQSVIRTGKLQVNLDAKTVEVDSARVHLTGKEYAMLELLSLRKGTTLTKEMFLNHLYGGMDEPELKIIDVFICKLRKKLSLACEGENYIETVWGRGYVLRDPQEAGAAQVA encoded by the coding sequence ATGCGCGTACTTCTGATCGAAGACGATCCCACGACCGCCAAGGCCATCGAGCTGATGCTCGGCGCGGAGGGCTTCAACACCTACACGACGGACCTCGGCGAAGAGGGCCTCGATCTGGGCAAGCTCTACGATTACGACATCATCTGCCTGGACCTGAACCTGCCGGACATGCACGGCTACGACGTGCTGAAGAAGCTCCGCGTCGCCAAGGTGCAGACCCCGGTGCTGATCCTCTCCGGCGTGTCCGAGATGGACAGCAAGGTCCGCGCGCTCGGCTTCGGCGCCGACGATTACGTCGTGAAGCCCTTCCACCGCGAGGAACTGGTCGCCCGCATCCACGCGATCGTCCGCCGCTCGAAGGGGCACAGCCAGTCCGTGATCCGCACCGGCAAGCTGCAGGTCAATCTCGACGCCAAGACGGTCGAGGTCGACAGCGCCCGCGTGCACCTGACCGGCAAGGAATATGCGATGCTGGAGCTGCTCTCGCTCCGCAAGGGCACCACGCTCACCAAGGAGATGTTCCTGAACCATCTCTACGGCGGCATGGACGAGCCGGAACTCAAGATCATCGACGTGTTCATCTGCAAGCTGCGCAAGAAGCTGAGCCTCGCTTGCGAGGGCGAGAATTACATCGAGACCGTGTGGGGCCGCGGCTATGTGCTGCGCGATCCGCAGGAAGCGGGCGCCGCACAGGTGGCGTAA